TTGATAGGTAGTATAGCCTGTTCGTCTAGGTGCCCCGAACAGCCCGAGAATGTGCATAGCGCCTGACATTAAAAACATTCCAATTGTCCACATCCATGTGGTCACAATACCTGAGCGATTCATAGACTTAGTTAATTTTCGCCCAGTGACAACAGGAATGAGCCAAAAAGCCATACCGAGAAAAGTTAATACGACGGTTGTTCCTACAGTGAGATGGAAGTGTCCTACTACCCATAACGTATTATGAATCACGGCATTTAATTGAAAGCTGGCATTAATTAAACCGCCGGTACCAGCAGGGATGAAGAAAAGCATTCCCATAAACGGTGCGAAAAACCTCACATCGTTCCAAGGCAATTTTTTTAACCAGCTGAATACGCCTTTACCGCCTTTTTCGCGACCTGTTTGTTCAAATGTTGCAAAAATAGAAAAGGCCGTTAACAAAGAAGGGACGACCACGACGAAGGTCAACACAGTTTGGATATATTTCCAAAACTCTGAAATACCAGCCTCCATCAATTGATGGTGAAAGCCTACTGGGATTGAAAAAAGTAAAAATAACACGAAGGCAAGGCGAGCAAGCGAGCCGCTGAATAACCGACCGCCAATGACTTTAGGAACAACGAGATACCATACCATATAAGCAGGCATAATCCAGAAATAAACGAGTGGATGTCCAAAGTACCAAAATAGGGTACGGCTCAACAATACATTTATCTCGTCAGTCCAGCCGAGAGCCCAAGGAAGCATTTGTCCTAGGACAGTGGCAGCGACGCCTAGACCGGCTACGATCCATAACATAATAGTCGCTGTGGCCATGAAGCCAAACAATGGTGTTGGCTCACCAGAATGTCTTTTTTTCCATTTAAAATAATGGATCATAATACCAGTACCAGAAATCCATGTCCCTACAATGAAAAAGGTCAAGCCAATATAAAAAATATAATGCGCTTGCAATGGGGCATAAAAGGTGTATAAAACGGAAGCTTCATTAGCAAGTATCATGGTAGCAGCCATAGCGGTGCCGATTGTAGTTAATATAAAGCCTAACCAGCCGGATTTTCTAAGTCTGTCAGAAAAGGCGCCATGTGTTTTGCTCATACCGGCAAAAAAGAAACCGAAAATAATATAAGTTGTAAAAACGAGTGCAAGTAGGACGCCGTGAGCGGTTAAAATCTGATAATACGTGAGCCAGCTAGGTAGTTCGATAATGCCGGCTCTGGCCAACCCTTGCAAAAGGCCGCCGAGTATACCGAGGATGAAGGCAAAAAAAGCGACCACAATGTGAACGAAAGAAAGCTTAGCATCTTTAGGATCTAATTGAACGTCTAAGTCATTTGAAACATTATTAAATGCTAAATTCGACTGAGTCATTATGGTGTCACCTCGATTTTCATTTGCATATAATGATGGCCTGTACCGCAATATTCGTTACATATAACTAAATACTCTCCAGGTTCCTCGAATGTATACTCAGCCATGTTGACATGACCAGGTGTAATCATCATATTCACATTAGTCCCTGGAATGGTGAAGCTGTGAACAACATCTTGGCTCGTTACCTCGAAAATAACGGTAGATCCCGCAGGAACCTCAATTGTATCGGGACTATACCCAAACGTCATTGCTATCAAGCGAGCTCTATACGTATTCTCATTAATTTGTTCTAGACCTGGTTCTGCGAAAACACTTTCTTCTAGATTTTGTGGATCGACAGAGGCCATATGACTTGGTGGTTGGTGACCGAAAGCAAAGGCAGCAACACCGAGCACTACTAAAAATAAGACGAGTGACCCGATACCGAATACGAGCCAAATTTTTTCATATTTGTGTAAATGCATGGATTATAGCCCCCTTAGTTAAATCCTTCCTACAAATAAATAGAAGATTGCAAACCACGCTACAAGAATGAAGGACCCGATAGCCAAAACAAAAATCAGTGTTCCTTTTAATGACGTGTCATGTTCTGTTGCCGGTAGTGGCTTTTTATCTTTCTCCAATCCAGCTTGCCCCATATAATCCCCCCCTTAAAAATAAACGTAGAATCGTTTATGCATTTCTATCATATAGGAACAAACAGGTGTGATGAAAAGCAATTTGTGAAGAATTAGTGAAAGGTTTAAAAAAACACTTATTACTATGTTCACGGTGTTAAGTGTGTGTTGTTTAACCCATTTATGGATGATATAATTCTGGTAGATTGAATATCATTCTCAATTGATATTTATTTAAAATGATAAGTTGGGACAATTCAGGGTGCTTATGATTCATGCAAATAAGGTATGGCTATCAATCACAATGTACGTGATCACATGTCCTCTTTTACTGAGAACGTTAACATAGGTAACATGTTGTGAAGCTGCGTTTGTGTCAAACAACCTGAATGAAGTGGGGGTAAGAAATGAGCTTTATACACCTTAAAAACTTAACAAAAATATTTAGCCATCATGAGAAGGAAGCTGTTAAGGATCTTAATTTATGTATTGAAAAAGGTGAAATAGTGTCGCTTCTCGGTCCCAGTGGGTGTGGGAAGACGACAACACTTAGAATGATAGCGGGGTTTGAGGCGCCAAGTAACGGGACGATCTACATAGATGGTAAGGCGGTTGCTAGGAAAGATCAGTCCATTCCTCCTGAAAAAAGAGGCATTGGGATGGTTTTCCAAGATTATGCGTTGTTTCCGCACATGACGATTTTAAAGAATGTCATGTTTGGACTTAATAAGTGGAAAACCCAAGAAAAAAAGGCACGGGCTCGGGAAGTGTTGGAATTGGTAGGGTTGGAAGACTTCACAAAACGCTATCCTGCTCAACTGTCAGGTGGTCAGCAACAACGTGTGGCCTTAGCAAGAGCACTAGCCCCTAATCCCCATGTTGTTTTAATGGATGAACCATTTAGTAATTTAGACGCTGGCTTACGGGAAAAAATGCGTTATGATGTCACGACCATCTTAAGGAAAGCAAATACCACGGCCATCATTGTGACACACGATCAGAAGGACGCTTTTGCTGTCTCTGATAAGGTAGCAGTTATGAATGAAGGCATTATACAGCAAGTAGCGGCCCCGAAAGAGATGTATCGTTGTCCTAAAAATTGTTTTGTTGCCAAGTTTGTTGGAAAGACGAATCTACTTACAGGGATGATGGATGAAGATTTAAAAAATATTCATACCCATATTGGTAAAGTAGCTCTTCCAAAAGAGTCTCAAAAACGGTTGGAAACAGTAAAGCTTTCAATCCGACCAGAAGGATGCAAACTTGCTCAAGAAGGCACTTTTTGTGGGCGGGTACAGCGTGTCACTTACAGCGGTGAATATCAAGAATTGTATGTCCAACTTCAAAATGGCGTGAACCTTGCAGAGGAAACGATGCTCATTTATGCACCTGTAGAACAGGAAATAGACGTGGGTAAAGTGGTCTCTTTTGATATAAACCCAGCGTTAGTAGCATTAGTTGAATAGTAAAGAGTAGATTAAAACTGAAAAGTTAGAAAATATATTGACTTGCAGCAAAGCACTACGATACACTAGTAATGCCACATAATTGATATTGATAATCGTTATCAATTATGTGGTCATTATTTTTAATTGGAGGCGAGGTTGTATATGAAGAAGGGGTTTGCCTTAATGGCATTAGGTATGGCTGTCACAGTGATGGCCGCTTGTGGGGAAAACGGAGATGAGAACACAAATAGCGTGAACAATACAAACACAAATGACGATAATCACGCAAATACAGAAGAAGCCGCTTTAGATGGTGAACTGGTTGTTTATTCGTCACGTAATGAGACGTTTGTACAAGCTTTATTAGACAAGTTTTCAGAAGAAACTGGCGTTGAAGTGAAAGCACTTCATGATGCGGATCCTCTGCAAATTCAAGAAGAATCTGGAAATGTTCAAGCGGATATATTTATCTCCAATGACCTGGGAGCGTTAGAATATTTAAATCAGCAAGAGCTTCTTGAAGGAACGGACCCTGAAAATGTTGATACAATTGATGAGCAATTTCGTGCTGAAAACAATGAGTGGATTGCTATTTCAGCAAGAGCACGTGGCTTTATATATAATAAAGACTTGATTTCTGAAGAAGACATGCCGACTAAGATGGAAGATTTACTTGATCCTGAATGGGCAGATGTAGAAAATGGTTATGCCATTACACGTGGCGGTAATGGTGGGATGATTGGAAACGTCTCTGCTTTACGTCACGAATGGGGCGATGACCAGACGACTGATTGGATTCATGCCATTCAAGAAAATGCTGCTGGAATTTTTGAAGGCCACGGGGATATTCGTCGTGCAGTTGGAGCTGGAGAGCACGCCTTCGGTTTAGTTAACAATTATTACTATCACCAACAGTTAGAAGAGCCAACAGATAACAATGTAGGATTTATTTACACTGATCAAGGTGACGGAGAAATGGGTGCCATTGCAAATGCAGCAGGAGTTGGCATGGTAGCAGGTGCGCCAAATGAAGACAATGCTAAAGCATTTATTGACTGGGTGTTAGAAGAAGAAAATCAACTTGCTTTTGTTGGTGAGTCGTTAGAAGTGCCTATCAATCCTAATTTAGAACCGCCTTACGAGGAAGCTGTTCCATTTAGTGAGCTCTCAATTCAAGATATGCCTTTAAAAGAGCTGGGTAACTACTTTGAGGATACGCGAACATTAATTGAAGACGCAGGACTCGATTTAGAGCTAAGATAATGAACTTTAGGAGAAGTGTACTATGCTTAACGATCAGAAGAAAAATAACCATCATATTAAGCACAGTCCAGTAGTTGGGGATGAAAGATCCCCAGCTCTTTTCCGTTTTATTCACCAAAAGTGGCTGGCTTTGTGGCAGGGTAACCCACCTGGGACCATTTTATTAGTCATTGGACTACTAGTGGCACTCACGATGTCAATCCCAATTGTCTATGTGGTTTGGCAATCGTTATCCGCCGGCGAGGAAAGTTGGAAACGGCTTCTTGGGAACAGAATTCCCGAATTACTATGGAGTACTTTATCATTAACCGCTGCTGTCACTGGCGCTGCCGTTATCATTGGCATGTCATTGGCATGGCTTGTGATAAGGACAGATTTGCCAGGGAAAAAGCTATGGCAATGGATGCTCGCTTTACCTCTTGTAATTCCCCCTTATGTAGGTGCTGTCACTTATATTATTGTGTTTGGGCCTAGTGGCTGGCTCACGAATGTGTGGAACGACACGAGCTGGCTGACATCACTAGTTGGGAACTTCCCTTTTAAGATATACTCCTTCTTTGGCGCATTTATCGTTTTAACACTGTTTACATATCCCTATGCTTTTTTAATTACTATAGCGTCCCTTAGAAGATTGAACCGAAATTTTGAAGAAGTAGCCAGGTCTCAAGGAATGAGTCCAATGCAAGTATTTTTAAAAGTAACACTACCGTTTTTACGGCCTGCCATTGGTGCTGGAGCTGTCCTTATCTCGCTTTATGTATTATCAGATTTTGGTGCTGTTGCTATGTTGCGATATGTGACATTTACAGCCGCGATTTATTATCAAAGAGCTGGTTTTGACATTCCCTCAGCTTCTGTCCTTAGTCTCGTGCTTATTTTATTAACAATCCTTATTTTATGGCTCGAATCTTTTACGAGGAAAAGGCGTCATTTTTATCAAACGTCAAATACGTTTTTAGAACCAGATATTATAAAACTAGAAAAGTGGAAGCCGGCTGCTTTTATATATGTGTCAGCCATTTTTAGTTTAGCTGTTGTGTTACCACTAGTCGTTTTAATTTACTGGACCGTGATCGGCACAAGTCTCGGAACAATCGATGCCTCCTTTTTTAAATATACATGGAACAGTATAAAAGTGTCAGGATTGGCCGCGATCTTGTGTATGTTCTTAGCTACACCTATCATTTATTTAAAATCACGGCATCCGTCAGTCATTTCTCAGGGGATCGATAGATTGAGCTATGCTGGTTATGCGTTACCAGGTGTTATTGTCGCTTTAGGTATGATATTTATTTTTAATAATCACATCCCTACTCTTTATAATACGTTTTATATGATCGCTATAGCGTTTGTTGTCAGGTTTTTGCCGCAAGCGATGCAGTCGGGAGAAGCGTCATTAAGCTTAGTTTCACCGAGGGTGGATGAGGCGGCAAGAAGTCTCGGATCACCAGCTTGGAAAACAATGCTTACTGTCATCATTCCATCTATCCTGCCTGGGATTCTTGCTGGAGGCGCACTCGTTTTTGTTAGCTCAATTAAGGAACTTCCAGCAACACTTATGTTGAGGCCACCGGGATTTGATACGTTAGCTGTACGTGTGTATTATGAGGCGTCAGAGGCTCTTTACCATCAAGCAGCACCTGCTGCTCTCTTAATTGTTCTTGTCTCCATTATTCCGCTGCATTTTTTATTGAAGAAGTATTAACAATTCTATTAAACATGCTGTTACTTTGGGAGTAGTGATGATTGGGGATTTGACGACTTTTCATTTGGTGACGTTCGTCCTACCTTGATGACGGGTGGAAAGTGGACAGAGGAAGGCTAACCCAACGTTAAATCTTGTATGTATAAACTGTCTGGCACGAAGTTGAGACCTAATAGGAGAAGAACAAGGGTTATCCCATAAAGTCTACTATGGGATAACCCTTGTTTTTAAAAGAGAAACATAGATACGAGATAGAAGAATAGCACCATGCCTGCAAAGCCTCCGACGATGTAAAAAATGAGGTTCTTTTTGTGTTGGCGACGTTTTGCCCAGCGGTTAGGATCGAAGCCTATGTCATCATCATGTATGGGTCTTCTTTGAGTGTAAAGTGAGACGCCATTCAAAAATAGGGGTGCAATTGCTGCACCGGCTATAAGGCCAAATAAATGAGCGATAATGTTTACCCCAGGGTTGAGGAATGTCATAACGACCCCGATCGCGACGATCGTCATGATAAGTTGCGAATTCATCCGATTAATTAAATCTTTGCGGAATAAGACCATGTAGACATAAATGCCAAATAGACCAAAAATGGCTCCGGAAGCGCCTAAATGTAAGACGCCTGGCGAACCGAGAAAATAAAACGCGATGTTAGCTAAAATACCTGTAGCTAAATAAGCCATTACAAATTTGACTCTTCCAAGCATTGTCTCAAGAGCAGGTCCGAAAAGGACTAACGAGAATGAATTAAACAACATATGGGTTAATCCACCGTGAAGAAAAATCGGTGTGATAAGACGCCAATAGTCACCTGATGCCACCAGTATATTATTGCCGACCCCTAAAGCATATATTTCTTCACCACCTAAAAAAGGAAACCAATATAGCCATATATAGAAGAAAATATGGATAATCACGAGTGATGTCACGATTTTATATGATTTGATAAAACTTTCAAAGGTCTCATTACGTAAAAACATACACTTCACCTCTTTTTTTTAGTGTATCATAAGAGCTTTGCATACAGATAGAAAAGTGAGATGATACTCTACAAAAAACGAATGTGCTCAATTTTTTCGCTAATAAGTTAAATGATATGAGAGAAAGTCTGATTTAGTTAGGGACATGCTATGTTATCCGTCCCTATAGACGATAGCTAACAATCATTTAATTAGTAAAATCTTACGATATAATGAGTGTAAGGTGACTAAGATATTAGGAAACAGATTTATAGTCCTATACAACTAGACGTTATGAATGGAACGGACGATATCGTTTAATCATATAGAAAGGGATGACGAGATGATAAGCGGAATAGGCTTGGATATAGTAGAGATGGAGCGGATAGAAGCGATACATATTCGCAAAGAAACGTTTGCTAAAAGAATATTAACGGGAAAAGAATATCACCTCTTTTCGTCATTGTCAGGTAAAAGACAAACAGAATTTCTCGCAGGGAGGTTTGCTGCTAAAGAGGCTTATGCGAAAGCCATCGGTACTGGAATTGGCAGTCATTTATCGTTTAAAGATATAGAGATTATACCCAATCAGTTTGGTAAACCTATTTTAACAGATTTAAAACGAAGGGGGAAAAACACGAACATTCATTTATCAATCACTCATACACAAGAATTTGCCGCTGCACAAGTGGTGATAGAAGATGAAGAATGAGAGCTTTTGATTGAAACGGTCATATTGAATGGGACGACCTCATATAGTGTTAATGCGGATGGGAGGGACAAACATGTACGTGGTAACGGGTGAGGAGATGCACCGAATAGATCGCTT
The Salipaludibacillus sp. LMS25 DNA segment above includes these coding regions:
- a CDS encoding b(o/a)3-type cytochrome-c oxidase subunit 1; protein product: MTQSNLAFNNVSNDLDVQLDPKDAKLSFVHIVVAFFAFILGILGGLLQGLARAGIIELPSWLTYYQILTAHGVLLALVFTTYIIFGFFFAGMSKTHGAFSDRLRKSGWLGFILTTIGTAMAATMILANEASVLYTFYAPLQAHYIFYIGLTFFIVGTWISGTGIMIHYFKWKKRHSGEPTPLFGFMATATIMLWIVAGLGVAATVLGQMLPWALGWTDEINVLLSRTLFWYFGHPLVYFWIMPAYMVWYLVVPKVIGGRLFSGSLARLAFVLFLLFSIPVGFHHQLMEAGISEFWKYIQTVLTFVVVVPSLLTAFSIFATFEQTGREKGGKGVFSWLKKLPWNDVRFFAPFMGMLFFIPAGTGGLINASFQLNAVIHNTLWVVGHFHLTVGTTVVLTFLGMAFWLIPVVTGRKLTKSMNRSGIVTTWMWTIGMFLMSGAMHILGLFGAPRRTGYTTYQDAPQALEWFQGIFVSHITVAIGGTILTAAGLLMFYNFIYLAWFAPKGHTEFPMTPAPNDTPHTPAILENWKLWIGLVVVLILFAYTIPIYDMINNAPPGSPGFNNIIK
- a CDS encoding cytochrome c oxidase subunit II; translated protein: MHLHKYEKIWLVFGIGSLVLFLVVLGVAAFAFGHQPPSHMASVDPQNLEESVFAEPGLEQINENTYRARLIAMTFGYSPDTIEVPAGSTVIFEVTSQDVVHSFTIPGTNVNMMITPGHVNMAEYTFEEPGEYLVICNEYCGTGHHYMQMKIEVTP
- a CDS encoding cytochrome c oxidase subunit 2A; the encoded protein is MGQAGLEKDKKPLPATEHDTSLKGTLIFVLAIGSFILVAWFAIFYLFVGRI
- a CDS encoding ABC transporter ATP-binding protein, with the translated sequence MSFIHLKNLTKIFSHHEKEAVKDLNLCIEKGEIVSLLGPSGCGKTTTLRMIAGFEAPSNGTIYIDGKAVARKDQSIPPEKRGIGMVFQDYALFPHMTILKNVMFGLNKWKTQEKKARAREVLELVGLEDFTKRYPAQLSGGQQQRVALARALAPNPHVVLMDEPFSNLDAGLREKMRYDVTTILRKANTTAIIVTHDQKDAFAVSDKVAVMNEGIIQQVAAPKEMYRCPKNCFVAKFVGKTNLLTGMMDEDLKNIHTHIGKVALPKESQKRLETVKLSIRPEGCKLAQEGTFCGRVQRVTYSGEYQELYVQLQNGVNLAEETMLIYAPVEQEIDVGKVVSFDINPALVALVE
- a CDS encoding extracellular solute-binding protein, which gives rise to MKKGFALMALGMAVTVMAACGENGDENTNSVNNTNTNDDNHANTEEAALDGELVVYSSRNETFVQALLDKFSEETGVEVKALHDADPLQIQEESGNVQADIFISNDLGALEYLNQQELLEGTDPENVDTIDEQFRAENNEWIAISARARGFIYNKDLISEEDMPTKMEDLLDPEWADVENGYAITRGGNGGMIGNVSALRHEWGDDQTTDWIHAIQENAAGIFEGHGDIRRAVGAGEHAFGLVNNYYYHQQLEEPTDNNVGFIYTDQGDGEMGAIANAAGVGMVAGAPNEDNAKAFIDWVLEEENQLAFVGESLEVPINPNLEPPYEEAVPFSELSIQDMPLKELGNYFEDTRTLIEDAGLDLELR
- a CDS encoding iron ABC transporter permease; its protein translation is MLNDQKKNNHHIKHSPVVGDERSPALFRFIHQKWLALWQGNPPGTILLVIGLLVALTMSIPIVYVVWQSLSAGEESWKRLLGNRIPELLWSTLSLTAAVTGAAVIIGMSLAWLVIRTDLPGKKLWQWMLALPLVIPPYVGAVTYIIVFGPSGWLTNVWNDTSWLTSLVGNFPFKIYSFFGAFIVLTLFTYPYAFLITIASLRRLNRNFEEVARSQGMSPMQVFLKVTLPFLRPAIGAGAVLISLYVLSDFGAVAMLRYVTFTAAIYYQRAGFDIPSASVLSLVLILLTILILWLESFTRKRRHFYQTSNTFLEPDIIKLEKWKPAAFIYVSAIFSLAVVLPLVVLIYWTVIGTSLGTIDASFFKYTWNSIKVSGLAAILCMFLATPIIYLKSRHPSVISQGIDRLSYAGYALPGVIVALGMIFIFNNHIPTLYNTFYMIAIAFVVRFLPQAMQSGEASLSLVSPRVDEAARSLGSPAWKTMLTVIIPSILPGILAGGALVFVSSIKELPATLMLRPPGFDTLAVRVYYEASEALYHQAAPAALLIVLVSIIPLHFLLKKY
- a CDS encoding rhomboid family intramembrane serine protease; amino-acid sequence: MFLRNETFESFIKSYKIVTSLVIIHIFFYIWLYWFPFLGGEEIYALGVGNNILVASGDYWRLITPIFLHGGLTHMLFNSFSLVLFGPALETMLGRVKFVMAYLATGILANIAFYFLGSPGVLHLGASGAIFGLFGIYVYMVLFRKDLINRMNSQLIMTIVAIGVVMTFLNPGVNIIAHLFGLIAGAAIAPLFLNGVSLYTQRRPIHDDDIGFDPNRWAKRRQHKKNLIFYIVGGFAGMVLFFYLVSMFLF
- the acpS gene encoding holo-ACP synthase, encoding MISGIGLDIVEMERIEAIHIRKETFAKRILTGKEYHLFSSLSGKRQTEFLAGRFAAKEAYAKAIGTGIGSHLSFKDIEIIPNQFGKPILTDLKRRGKNTNIHLSITHTQEFAAAQVVIEDEE